A region from the Candidatus Tenderia electrophaga genome encodes:
- a CDS encoding transcription elongation factor GreB — MARYHPPQPKSSPYITVDGYQALQDELEALWRRRHHVTQALAAAAAEGDRSENAEYIYRKKELREIDRRLRYLQKRLPDLNVVRQLPGDQAAVFFGAWVRLEDAAGKESVYRIVGPDEFDVGKGYISMDAPMARALMKRRVDDAVTVHTPKGDKVYCIVEIAYSKIE, encoded by the coding sequence ATGGCCCGCTATCACCCACCCCAACCGAAGTCATCGCCTTATATCACCGTAGACGGTTACCAGGCGCTGCAGGATGAACTGGAGGCTTTATGGAGGCGCCGCCACCACGTCACCCAGGCGCTGGCCGCGGCGGCGGCCGAGGGCGATCGCTCGGAAAACGCCGAATACATTTATCGTAAGAAGGAACTGCGCGAAATTGATCGGCGTCTGCGTTATTTACAAAAGCGCTTACCGGACCTGAACGTGGTCCGTCAGTTGCCCGGCGATCAGGCGGCGGTGTTTTTCGGCGCCTGGGTGCGGCTCGAGGACGCGGCGGGTAAGGAATCCGTGTATCGCATTGTCGGTCCCGATGAGTTTGATGTCGGCAAAGGCTATATCAGTATGGATGCGCCCATGGCCCGGGCGCTGATGAAAAGGCGTGTCGATGACGCGGTGACGGTGCACACGCCCAAGGGCGACAAAGTCTATTGCATTGTGGAAATCGCCTATTCAAAGATCGAGTGA